CTTCAAAAATACCGGCGTCAAGCTTGTGCTGTAATAGCAGTTTACAAAAAGGAAACGATAAGCACCTCTACCATGCTGTCACAAGGCTGTAATGAATCACTATGGGGTGGCTGCTGTAATTGGGCGGCTGAAGGCTACTGGGTTACCGGCAGCATCATTAAAGACCCCGGTTCAGTAGATGAGCTATACAGAGAAAACGTGTGATAGTAATTAAAAAGCAGTTTTCATGAAATTATGGATTCATTTCATCCGTACACCAGCTGTGCGCTTAGGCTAACGCCCTGTGCCAGTCTACCTGTGTGTGGAGGGTCTGTGCTCCCCATCTGCTGACAGACATTTCACAAATAGGCACTGTATTGATCAGACACACGTCTGCATGCGTGTCCATGAGACATGGGAGAAATGGGAGGCAGCCACCAGCAAGGTCTGATAGAAAGGAATGGCAGGAATGTGATGAGTGTGATAAAACCTCTGAGGGCAGACAGACCCTCTTTTGTCGCAGCCGATTTGTCCTGTTCCTCCACATACGATCCCACATGGTGTCCTCTACTGATCCACACCCAGTGCAAGCCTACGCTCATGTCCACTGGCTTGTCAACGTCCATCTAACTCCCCACTCTCCGTTTTTTGATTTAACAGCTGGGTGGCGAGGCTACATGGTGTGTGTTTCCCATCCagagtgtggatgtgtgggtTCCCAGAGATGGAGAGCTATGAGGAGTTCTGTCTGCGGAGTTTGGCAGTActgcaggaggaggggaaaTTCAAGAAGAGGACATGTGAGCCGCCGTGGTCCTTGAAGGCTCGCTCCGTCATCCGCTTCCATGGAAGAGCTGTGCTTTCGCCTCTGGTAGGGcagaaataaacagacacaacagctcACTCTAAAGGGACAACACAAGATGTAGCTAAGCCAGGGAAAGTTTGTAAAGTTTCCTCATCAAAAGTAGAGAGATGGTCTGTAGGTGGCTTGATATCCAGAGCAAGGTGACTCTGCTTTTTAATGACACAATGTTTGGTTGGTTTCCTTAGAGAGTCTGTATATCTGTCAATGTCCTGCTGTGTATCTCAGGTAACATTTAGGGAAAAACACGTTTCTTTTTGAGGCCCACATTAATATATCTGAAACATGTGGGCTGCTTAGTCCCAATTAGATCAGCAGTTGGcagaggaaagggagaggagataATTGATGACGAGGAGCAACAAGACTGTTTGATGTTGGTCAGGAGAGTCCATCTGCCAGTGACTGCTGACAAAACGAGTTTTCAGGAATAGCCACATGAGGATTGTTGAGGatttcacagacagagacacaaacatatAGTGAAAGAAGCGATTGTGCTACGATTTATTActgaaaatcacaaaaacaacctcatgaaatacattttgcaaCTTGTTATAACAAATTCTCAACTGATCTTTTGTCATGTGATAGTGCTTGGGTCTCTTCACGTGGAAAGCTGTGTCAAGTGCAGCTCAAGAGCCGCAAGTTTTTGAGTccgtttaaaaaaacaatttgaacTTTCCTCTTCCAGTTAAATGCAGAGCAGCACAATGAGATGTGTGAGTACAGACGGAGGGCGGTCCAGCTGGAGGTGGACAGGCAGAACCAGCAGAGGAACAATCTACTGGCCCGTGTTCAGGACATACTGGACCAAGCTCAGGTCAGTGGCACCGTGTGGTTCTGGCCTGGATTGGGATTCAGTAGCTaaaggaataaaaaatgaatgcaataTAGAAAAAGTAGGCTACATGCCACATTAGATTCTTATTAAAGCCACACAACATAGATGTTACTGTCTCAGTTCAGACATGAATCCACTTTATTTGTATCTTTTCATGAACACATACCATCTAAAATACTCAAATATGCCCAAATCTGAAATAGGTCTGTGTGTCAGTCCCACGAAATAGCACAAAAACTGAATTACAGTCTGTCCCAAAATCTCTCGAGACATATGCAGACTTGAATACAGGTTGCCTGACTCAACACTGGCTCCGATAGGCTGTGCTATTTCTGTCTGACGATGGCCCTTTTTTGTCAAGTCAACATCCAGAGTTATAGTGCCCACTTTCAAATCAGCTCCAGTTGTATGTTTATGGTGTCTGAATATATGTGATTGGTTATTATTGTCTGAGGTGTTTGCACCACAATCAAAAGAATATACTGgcatttttgctgaaaaaaacagcatcgATAAACCAGACCGAGCTATTTATGAACAGATCTGGAGGTGAGACAGGTGTGTGACTATAATAGTTTCAGGTGATGACATTAGCACGTTAGCCCTGAGTGTGTCgattaagactaaatttaggTTTGCTTAGATTTTCTAATGTTGGAGGTGAGAAGGCTTTAGGTTCACAAACTGGGCTATTCTGAAGTCTGAATTCAGATAAAATACTGGTGAAAGTGACTTTTTCAGTTTAGGCAAgatatattttttccttttaattgaTTGTATGTCAGTgatgaatgcatgaataaaCCAATGCAGTTTTGGAGAAATGGGGGCAATAATTTTATTAGCTAGTCATTCTATGACGCTGTATATTTGAGCAATTATTTGATGATTGATTGTCATTACAAAATCATCTCTGCACAGGCACATAATGTACCAAGTGAAGAGGTTGAAAAGCTGCCAGTTTCTAAATCTGCGACAGTCAGTGGCTACACCCTGGTCACCGACTCTCCTGGACTCCCCAGAGACTCTGGTTTTGGGCTTCAGACAAATGATCAGCCCGCTACTCCATGCTGTGCGACCCCTGTCCTCAATGGCTACAAGGCAGCGGAGGGTGTCATGGTGGAGAGGGAAGACAAGAGtgagggggaagaggaagaggaggatgaggacatTAGTTTGGACAGCCTTCTGAAGAGATCAAGGGAGTATGtgaagagagagcagagtcAGCAGGGGTCAAAAGTTGTCCATACAGTCACCAGGACTCCCCCGCCTGAGACTGCTTCTgacagggagaaaaagagcTGCAGTCCCAGGGGGGACACAGGCGTTGAGTTCGGATTCAGCCTGCGCCACAGCCCTGTTGGTCCATGTCAGACCCAAATGCAGCATCAAACTCTGTATGACCTCAGTCCTCAACAGTCTGGCTGCCTATCACCCAATCTACCTGACCGGTATGTTCGTCTCCCCAGTCCAGAGTCCAGCATTAGTCCCCGTGCACAGAGACGCAGACCACGGCCGGTTTCTACAGGAAATATCCATATTTCGTTTCCCATTGGCCCAGCAGACCTTATTCCCAGAAGCCCGGGGAGGTCAGGGGAAGGTGTCGGCATGGCAATTTGGGAACAAGCTCTCTCAGGGGCCACAAAGTCCTCTGATCACCTCTGTTCAGCGGGGAGTGAATGTGGGGGTGGTGTTAGCAGGAGTGGCAATCGTCGATCCAGCCACTGTGGTACCAGTCCTGTGAATGAGGCCTGCAGTCCTGTCAGTGCCTCAGGGCCAAGCCCGAAGGGCCACCATGACCATTTGGTTGCAGGATTTCGCCGGCGCTGCCACACGCTGGACAGCCAACTGCATACATACCACTCTGGATCCGAGCACATAGACCGCAGCCAGGAAAGGGTTCCTCGCTTCATGGCAGGAGTTACATGGTTGGCACCAAGTTGGCGCACACCTGCAGCCCCCTTAAACCAGTCGTATGAGGTAGATAATCCCTCACCGTCTCTCCTGAGGCCCCGTGTGACTCCTGACTTGGCTCAGGTGGCTCTCAGGATGGAGCCTGATGACCCTCAGGGGACAAACAATGTAAGGATCACACCAAGTGTCTTCATAAATGCTGCTGAGGCACAGGCCAGCAAGACAGGTGAGTCTCCCTTGAACAGTTCCTGTAATGTAAACTGTATTCACTAAAATCTGTAGAGttcaattatttcatttcacactgAGATCACTGTTTCTCCTACTGCAGCTTTTAGGCCTTTAAAcagtgatggatgaatgattttaagtgtgtttatttgtgcacGCCCACAGAGGAGACCCAGAGGCGAGCGCAGGCTCTGGAGGACATGCAAAGGCGTCTGGAGGAGGAGCATGCCTTGCAGATGTCTCTGCTCCTGGTTGAGCAGGAGAAAGAGCAACAGCGCCTCCAGCTGGTCAGCACATGGACTCACATAATATGTATTCTGAACAGAAGTAGagcaacattttattttgtgtgcagtattttatcagtttttatcATAACTGACAAGAGATGAAATAAGATAAATCCTTGCAATGCAATGCACGATTGGGAATTAAAAGGTAAAGCGCtgagatgtgtgtatgtgctgtacaCACTTGTTTAGGAGCTGGAAGACACAGAAAGAAGACTGAAGGAGCAGGGATGCATGCGGCCATTGAGTGGAGATGCTTGCGGGTGGAGTTGTAGGTCTGTGAGTGACAGCTGTCCTGCTGTGAGCCCCTCCTGCCCAGGACTAAGCCCTGCTCACACACCATCTGAGCGATCACCTGGACACAGTATAGGTACCACTTCACCATGTTCACTGATTACTGTGTTGGAGCTTGTAAAACAGTAGTGGCAGAGGACCACATGCTTATAAATAGCAGACGCAGAACTGCTCAAAACAGAGAGGGTCACACACCTAAACTGAAAgtatctctttctgtctttctgcaggTTTTCCCAGTCCTGTAAGTTCCGGtgtgtcctctccctctgtgcagCCTCCCATCTACCTGTGGGGGCCCACAAGGGCATTTAGCAAACCTCGAGCAAGGCTAAGTCTGGTGGGTATGCCCAGTTAGACaagagggtgtgtgtgactgtgtgtgtttacacaatATTCATTTTTTCAGTCCCCCTCCATTCTTCTGTCTTCACATTCCTATCTTCTGGCACCCTTGACGTGTTCTCCAGGTTCTgactgcagagcagcagagagcactCTGTCGCATTGGCGCCATCATTCGCGGCTTCCTCACACGCAGGCTGCTCAAAACAGAGAAGGTCAAACACCTGCGCCAGACCGTT
This genomic window from Pempheris klunzingeri isolate RE-2024b chromosome 17, fPemKlu1.hap1, whole genome shotgun sequence contains:
- the LOC139217332 gene encoding centriolar coiled-coil protein of 110 kDa-like, yielding MCGFPEMESYEEFCLRSLAVLQEEGKFKKRTCEPPWSLKARSVIRFHGRAVLSPLLNAEQHNEMCEYRRRAVQLEVDRQNQQRNNLLARVQDILDQAQAHNVPSEEVEKLPVSKSATVSGYTLVTDSPGLPRDSGFGLQTNDQPATPCCATPVLNGYKAAEGVMVEREDKSEGEEEEEDEDISLDSLLKRSREYVKREQSQQGSKVVHTVTRTPPPETASDREKKSCSPRGDTGVEFGFSLRHSPVGPCQTQMQHQTLYDLSPQQSGCLSPNLPDRYVRLPSPESSISPRAQRRRPRPVSTGNIHISFPIGPADLIPRSPGRSGEGVGMAIWEQALSGATKSSDHLCSAGSECGGGVSRSGNRRSSHCGTSPVNEACSPVSASGPSPKGHHDHLVAGFRRRCHTLDSQLHTYHSGSEHIDRSQERVPRFMAGVTWLAPSWRTPAAPLNQSYEVDNPSPSLLRPRVTPDLAQVALRMEPDDPQGTNNVRITPSVFINAAEAQASKTEETQRRAQALEDMQRRLEEEHALQMSLLLVEQEKEQQRLQLELEDTERRLKEQGCMRPLSGDACGWSCRSVSDSCPAVSPSCPGLSPAHTPSERSPGHSIGFPSPVSSGVSSPSVQPPIYLWGPTRAFSKPRARLSLVLTAEQQRALCRIGAIIRGFLTRRLLKTEKVKHLRQTVVDTQEFIRSIQTEASQKRGTYSAQDQSLQERVKAQLRAALYDIHEIFFEMPLGDRLALVQQERELRAERKLRDMEKAKCPKERVVLSAATQRSLDRKKRIGESPAQTRKMQQKPKSPTTIRVLKPSQGQNSPAPGQLNRQGSWYKRTPEERVRRSDSLKKQHSLG